The window accatgcccggccttaaattATGTTTGAAATGGAAGTTGTGCCATCCTTCTTACGATGATTAAGTTAAATTATTAAATTCTGAATACAgtagaagaaagcaaagaaatttgAGAACCACAGGAGTTCTGAAATAGATACCCTACCTTTGAGACTTTGAAAAACCTAAGAAATACAAATGCATTATGTGTTCAAGTATCTTTtgctaaatttaaatatttctgtttacTTTTCAGCTAGCAATTGACTATGGGATTAAATTCTTGGAGACAAGCGCAAAATCCAGTGCAAATGTAGAAGAGGTAAGAAGGAAACGTTTGGTGACTGTTACGGAGCAGCACCAGTGCTTAGGGGCCTGTGTTCAAACAGCTCTCAGAGCTTTGGTATTTTCTGACCTAATGAATGCCTTTTGTTGACCCAACTCTACTTTGTACACTTTTgtgcttctgatttttttttttttgagatggagtctcactctgtcgccaggctggaatgcagtggcatgatctcggctcactgcaacctctgcctcccaggttcaagcgattctcctgcctcagcctcccgagtagctggtactataggtgtgcatcaccacgcccagctaatttttgtatttttagtagaaacggggtttcaccatgttggccaggagggtctcgatctcttgacctcgtgatcccctctccttggcctcccaaagtgctggaattacaggcgtgagccaccatacccagctgctTCTGATTTTTATGTAGACGCTGGTTGTTGAATTTCTAGCATCTAGCCTCCACCTGGATTATATTAGCTTGCTCAGTTAAGATTCACAGAATAGATTATGGAAGTTCAGTTTTGCCCTTTTTTTGGGCAGCTGGAAATCCTGGACTAGAAGACCAACCAGTATCCTGTGCTCATTCATGTCACCCTGTATGCCTGCAGCAGAAGAGTTAAATCACTTTTAAGGCTGTACTCTCTCAAGGGAGAATTAAGCTGTTAGTTTATTGGACACATTCCTTTAGCGTACACATTTGAGGTAGATTAAGCACAATAAATTGTAACAGTGGCATTTAGTGGAAATAGGAAAGTGTTTATCAGGGAGTAGctttaataaattttcattaaGTTAGCTGTTAAGGAAAACCAAACCATCTAAAGTCTTATGAGAATAGGTTTTCTTcaatacctaacgtagatgactggttgatggttgcagaaaaccaccatggcacgtgtatacctaggtaacaaacctgcatgttctatacatgtatcccagaacttaaagtgtaaaaaaaaaaaataataggttTTCTTCACCAAGggaactgttattttttttaaaaaacattttttcaactgATCATAAAAATAATACGTGTAATTTACATGTGATATGTGTTAATACATGTAATTCTTTTAATAATACTGATAGtttcataaacatttaatttCCTAGGTTACTCATTGTTCATCATAACATGATGGTTAAAAATCGAGACCTACATGACTTTATTAGCCAGTGGACACTGATcagaactttttctttgttttaaataacGTAACAGTTATTTGTTTAGGTTGGCCGATGGGTGTTAGGAAACAGGAAGCCTCTACTGATTTACTTACACAAGCTTAGATAAGCAGAAAAATGCTTCCCTCTGCTTGATACAAAAGGATTTCCCGCCATCAGAAATAATCCAagttaaaaatggacaaaagatctgaatagacatttctcaaaagaagacaaataaatggccaacaggtatatgaaaaaattcccGACATCAGTAGTGATCAGGGCAATGCATATCAAAAGTACAGTGAgctatcatctcaccccaattaaaatggcttttatcaaagagataggcaataacaaatgctggaaaggatgtagagaaaggggaaccctcatatactgtgggtaggaatgtaaattagtacagccactatggagaacaataaaaaaactaaaaatagaactaccatatgatccagcagtctcactactgagtatttacccaaaagaaagggaatcagtgtatccacctaagtgtccatcagtggatgaatggataaagaaaatgtggtatgtatacacaatggaatactattcagccataaaaaaagagtgaaatcccATAATTTGCAACAGTATGGATAGAACTCCCTGAACTGGGAGTTGCCTGAGCTGCTTATTCTAGCAAGGCATACAGATGGTAACAACTTTGCCAGAGCTTTAAATCAGTGTGGTTAGGCTCATAGGTGACAAGTTTGACAGTGAGACACTGACAATGAGTAATAATAGTAGTTGtcgtattgtttttatttgattggATTGGAAATAATCCTTTTCCTGAACAGTTTTTGGGGATCAGGAGTGTTGGGAACAAAGAGGTTGATTTAACAATAGGTTTAGCATGGTGACAAATGAAGAATCTTTAACAGTTCCTGGCTTCATAGAAAAAGTGatgatggatttaaaaaatatttggtttgTATCAAGAGACATTATGGATAAATTATCACGAAGATTAATCAGATTTGCCCTGCTTCTATTCGAACTGACTTCCATGGTGGGGAATTTAGCCGAGAGCTCCAGGAACTGTTGGGATTTTGGAGTAAGACATGGAAGATTATACATATTCAGCTATAAGAGTGAGagcaatttgaaagaaaaagccagaaataaaaagtagagatTTTTGTGAAGACATTTTAGAGCTATAGGgtaatacataattatttattcactcattaaaCCAGATAGTCAGCATTTCCTAGATCAGCACTGTGCCCTGCTCTAGGGAAGTGGGGTAGCTTAGACAGAGCTTCTGTCCTGTTCTTGGTGTACTGAAGAAGTTACTCGTGACTCAACAAGGGTGTTATTGTGATATTATAtcacatgaagaaaatatttgatgaatgaatgatagTTTGATAACATTGGAAAATGTTTATGATACAATCTCAAAAGAGTAAACACATGCATACTATGATTACAATTATTACTTTCTTAATGTAAAGCTTTAAAGTGgtatatttatattgaaataatgaaaaattctgtatttctgttttaaaataagtcaggcatggtggctcacacctgtagtcccagctacttaggagactgaggtgggaggattgcctgagcccaggagttccaattcagccagggcaacatagcaagaccccatctctgaggcggggggaatatatatatgtgtatatatatatatatacatatatatagtgaatatataataatgaaaatgttttgttttacctATAGGCATTTTTTACACTTGCACGAGATATAATGAcaaaactcaacagaaaaatggTTTGTAtcacttataatttttatttccattatgcTGTCTGTTTGGCATTTGATGAAAAGGATAGGTCTAATTATAAGATACTCAaattaaactcatttttttcctgactCAGATACTCATTTGGTTGAACTCTGATTCTTAGTTCTGTTTGTTTAGGATTCTTATTTCTGAGCTGCCACTGTTTCAGTCCTTTCTTCTGGCTCTTTAAGTGATCTTTAATTGAATTTTGAtgagaataatgaaaataataatggcaCAAATTCGATTTTTGCCATAAAATTATTCAGTTTTCATGTGACAGGTATTTATATCTGCATAACTACGATTTTGAAGTTGCTAAAGTTTGCTTAAATTTGAAATCATTAAGACAACCTTGAAAGTTTGTTTTATCCTGAGTCCTGACTATAATTGCGTACCTTATGCTACTAACTCTTCTTACCTCTAACAGAACTGTCTATGCCAGTATCTTAACATTGTTTCCATCATTACCTTTGAAACTTTACACTCCATTGGAACTAGAAATAGAAGCTTCCTATTGAATACATTATTGATATAAAAGCTGCTATCGTAAGGGCATTTTCCTCTTTTCAATTCaccatttccaaagaaaaagacaacattGGTGCTTAACTAGTTCCCGTTCTAATAAAATACTCTAGTGAATACACATTTCACTAGAATACACATTTCACATGGTAtggttagttatttttattttttaggtaacTGAGGTCAAACCATGAAACTTTTATTTCCTTGGTAACTTCATCTTCTATTTTTTAGAATGACAGCAATTCAGCAGGAGCAGGTGGACCagtgaaaataacagaaaaccgATCAAAGAAGACCAGTTTCTTTCGTTGCTCGCTACTTTGATGAACTCTTTCTGAGAGACTGCAGCACACCTAGAGGGCCCTTTCCTGCTTCTCTGAAAGCACAGGTCACCCAGCCTCAGAATCACACCTCCCGGCTGCTGCTGAGAGCACCACTGAACTTAGACCTCTCAACACAGTATGCCAAGTGGATTCCAGCCTCATGGCCTAGCAAAAGAACAGACTCCCTTTTTCAAACATGGAAGCAATGAAGTGGAGACACATGCAGGACCTAACTcgttttttccttgttttattaCCTGTTGCAGAAGcggttatctttcttttttactttgcaCATCAGTGTTAGCCTTTCCCTATTTCAGCACAATCTTAGACTCATATTTGCACACTTTTGTGTCGTGAAGTTCTAGACAAATTTGTACATGTGGCAATGTTAAAAGAGCATTTACAGCAGAGGTTAATATACTAAAATTAAAGGGTATTTGGTCTGGTTCATATGGTCAAATATTACTGCCTTGGTAGCATTTATTTAAGGgctttttcttaaataagaatcattaaagtcattaaaaaaatttactgaaatgCCCATCTTGTCATCAAAggccacaatttctttatttcttcagattAAGAGCTTTGCCTCATCCCCGACCTGTTTTCCAGAGTCTGGGTAGCTGAATGaatcactttaaaatgattaccTCTGCCTAATCTATAGAAACTGCATTTGGAAATCACCATAATCTCATTTTTCCCTGGGGTTTGTATTTGCTATTCTTTCCCATGTTTGACTTAAGTGTAATCACTCTTAAGTAATATTTGAACATTATTATCTGTTTCTATTTGTGAACTTCTTGAGCTGAAATTTTACGTGGGCTGAGAGATATACCATTTAGGGTTTTAGTGCAGCATCTAACTGTGATTCTGTCAATAAggatatgtaatatattttttcttaggtTCACTCCTTAGCTGGCTGGTTTAGTTGTAATACCAAATTCCTACCATAATCCCTGTCTACAAAAGTTAGGTTTAGATTTTAGTTTGCGGAAACCTTCCCTATATAGAGACAGATTAACTTGTTGATATAAATTTAATAGAGCTAGCTCTTGGTAATGGTGAAAATAATGAGTTTTGGTTGGTTTTATTTGGCAgatgtttttagaaataaaagtacTTAGACCTAGTGCAGCCTCTAGGAAAAGTCTTGCCTTTTCATTAGAGAAAACAGGACCAAGGTTTCAGTTTTCAAACAGCTGTTGTTGATTGTGTAGAACCCAGTTCCATCTGTTTTGGTTCATTGTTACAGAACTTAGTCCAGTCATTTGGGCTAAAGCCAACCAAAAGCTTAGTTGCCTTTCTCAACAAACACTGGTACTGGTATACTTTTGTAGATGAAACCATCACAAGGTATTTAGTGTTAACTTGTGTGCCAAATTCAGATCACTATGTCGTTGTTGCTCTAGCCTTCAGTGTCATAACACAGGGGGGATAAAACAGAGGGGATGAGGGAAATGAATTCTGTTAATAATTATTCTTCCTGGTATGCCTGTTTTGCTTCACAAAGGCTACTATCATGCTGGATAGATAAGAACAGGAGATGGCAGTGGAAAGGGATTGCTTGTTACCACAGAGAATTCTCTTCAAATTAAGATATGTCATTAGAATGCTTGGACCAGTCAATCTTTTGtacttatttgaaaatataggAACAATTTAGCAGCTGCAAATATGCCCAAgctatttttaatagatatactAAACTTATTGTTGACAAATTTCAgcctccttaatttttttttttttggtaattacCTATAGGCTTAAAAGTCATTCGTTGCTGTTCTAGTATAATTAGTAGTTCCGTGATTGAAAGTTTATTGTAATTCTACTATCTTCAAATTAGAtacattttcaaaaggaaaagataattttttagaaaCATCTTAATATTCACTATTTCCTGAAAAAATCCAAGCAGTTAACGCTTTCTGGATGGTAACAAAGTACCTTCTAAAAGATAAGTGCTATGACACCATGTATGAATGTAATTCTCTTAGTAATTTACCTCTGACTATTTGGTGTCTTAACGCTTTGGTTTATATAATCTCAGGGGTTGTCTGCAAACCAAAACTGACATATTCTGTGGTtagcttttattacttttttttttaacagaatgcTTTGCTTTggttatatttcttctttcttcttttgtcttatATGGATTAATAACTAGTCTCCATGAACTTCACTTGAAAGAGCCTGTAAAAGTTAGATGAGTCTAAAAGTGCTCTTTGAAGTAGCAGCAAATTGGGAGTATATGCTCtgttatatagaaataaattgtCCTTGCTATTTTCTTACATTTAGCTTTGCTAGATTGTATATACATTGAGCTAAGACCTTAGGAAATTCACTTTCTGCATGATAAAATGACCCAATAAATATTCCACTTTGCTTAATAATGTACATACAgtgcattattttttctatttgtagatGAATTTAATGACAGATAATTGTCTGTTCCCCGCTGAAACTGAAGaaatctagtttttttgtgaacatTTTTGTGGTCTTATGGATAAGGTACATGAAGATTTTTGCAGCAGTATTAGTGGTTCAGTGGCTGCACTTTATTAATCAGTGTGTTAATTTTTGACAGTGATTGGACTAGACCTTTTCAAATAGAGTCTGAGGGTATCAGACAGTGAAAATGTGCTGTAACTAAGTAGCATGTAAATCAGTTGATTGTAAAACGTTTCGCTGGGAACTTATTTTAGCTATATTTTACTTCAGACAGATTATGATACAATAATCTACCTGTGCATCAGTTAGTAGGTGCTGCAGGGTTTCTTACTATTTACAGAAACATTTTGTGCAGTCTTTGTTATAAATTTTCAGAAGACTATACTCTTTACTTTGAaggtctattttttaattatacctcATTTAGCTAACTAGTATTCTAATACCTGGTAGAAAAACAGTGAGCCAGCCTTTAAGCATCTAACAAAATTTagactctttgttttgttttgaactgAAGACATCATTGGGAAAGGTAGGAAATATTAGTTTAGGATAGAGCATACATGTCATATCCAGTAGCATAAAAAAAGTATTATCTCCCTGTCTCCATTAATAAATTTAGCTGTGCAATATAGGTGCGTTTTTGCAGAAGTTTCTAGTAAGAGATTataactccattttacaggttCTGAATGCTCAGAGTCTATATTAAGGCTTATAAAGTTTTTCCTGTGATCAGTAAGTGACACATTTAAGCAGACATTCTTTTCAAGTTCATGACTTAGATTCCTTTACAAATTTAGTTCTCAATCTTTAAAAACCACATTTCATTATGTTggttaattattataaattttaagcaCTCATTTCTGCAATCAggtttctcagaattttttttttttaaacagaagagaCATTCCTTTTTCCTTGTTACATCCAAGGGGGGCACAGGGGTGGGTGGAAAGGAATGTCTAAAAATGAAATCCCTTGATATAGAGGGACCTAGACGGACAGGATAtgctaaaataatttcaaattctaGCACAATTTTAGAGTAGAATAAGTCATTTTTTTAGACTAATAAAATTAATGGCTGTCATGTTCactctgaaaaaaatctaaatgactgaaatgtacagaaataaaaattagcaaacaATTATTCTAGGgatattttcagattttactTCATTTCTTGAAATGCGTGTGCCATATGCAATTGCATTTCTTGTGCCAAGAAACTAATAGAACTTATTtcactttacctttttttaaaatgtgaatttagtTATTATAGTTCAATTTTATGGCCTtacagatggcttttattttgtttgcagCTGACACTGCAGTTCCTTTCAtgcaaaataccataaactgttTGATGAAAATCATGCCCCTAATGGAAACTCTCTAGTTTTTCCATATAACTATCCTACTGTACatgtttaaacatattttatttttgctccaaTGGCTTAATGTGAAAAGCTCCTGCAGATAAGTGGACCTGTCATGTGGTTAATCTTGTTTAAGCCAATTCATTAACTGTGTACTGATACTGAtgctatgttttttttaaatggattttattccaggtgaactttttttttataataatgttcgtctaaaataaaaactacataatgaaaatgaaaatgctaatGGCTCTCTGAAATGgactgcacattttaaaaatatttctgcaaatttgggccagatgcagtggctcacgcctgtggtcccagcactttgggaggctggggtgggtggatcgcttgaggtcgggaattcaaaaccagcctggccggcATGGTGAGACACCCATCTGtactacaaaattacaaaatacaaaaattagcccagaaTGGCagggcatgcctgtggtcctggctgctcaggaggctgaggtgggagaatcgcttggacttgggaggtggaggttgccgtgagctgggatcgggccactgcactccagcctgcacaatggagtgagaccctgtttcacaaaaataaataaataaataaaataaattaaaaatgtttctgcaAATTTGACAGGTATATGTTTCAAACCATGGCAGACTTAAGATATTTTAGCAAACTTTATATCTGACGCAGAGTTGTTTAAAGATCTAGAAAAATAGCCAGCTCCCCTGTTCATCATACTTAGCTCAGCATACATTGAGGTTATTCTGTTGTAGAACCTGTAGCTTTAAATTGATCACCCTTCCTTTCTTAGTCCTTGCAagtttaatttctgttgttttgtttccacttgaaaataatttcttttgtggtttttttttttttttttagacggagccccactctgtcacccaggctggagtgttgtggcgtgatctcgactcactgcaacctctgcctcctaggttcaagcgattctcttacctcagcctcccgagtaactgggattacaggcacacaccaccatgcctggctaattttgtatttttagtagagacagggttttgccatgttgcctaggctggtcttgaactcctgacctcaggcgatctgcctgcctcggcctcccaaagtgctgggattacaggtgtgagccaccatgcccggccttgtggtgttttctgagacaaggtctactctgtcacccaggctggagtgcagtggtgtgatcatggctcactgtggcctctacttcccaggttcaagcgatcctcccacctcagcctcccgagtaggtgggactacaggcactacccaacccagctaatttttttttttttttttggtagagacagggtttcactatgttgcccaggctgatctccaaatcctgggctcaagtgatcctctcacttcggcctcccaaagtactgggattacaggcatgagccactgcacccagacggAAAGAACCAACTTGATGGCACCAGCACTGTCGATACTCTCCTGCTTTGTTTGCACATATTCCCAGTCTCAGCCTTTCCCATTCATCCCACGGCCATTTCAAACCTTCACTATTCTTCTCAAGCTTCCTACCTCTTCCCTGTCCCTCTTCATGGACtgatctttcacctccctcctTCCAGAGAAAAGCATCAGTCACAAACCACATtagcctcctctccctccctaaCCTACAGGCCACCTTCATCCTTACCTCCTTCCTCTTGGTCTCACAGGCATTCTTAACCTAGGCTCTTCTCTCTGCCCCATATCTGAATTCATCCTCCCACTGCTATCCTGCTTTTCAGGGAACTCACAGCTCTTTCTCTTGTACCTTCAAACCCCTATCCTTTCTTAGCCCTTTCCTTCAGCCTCTGAGCATCCTCAACCCTCCTACCCTGTGGCTTGTGGTCCTCTCTCACCtgctctttttcctcttctttctgttaTGCTTAAAGGCATCTGTTTTCAAAGAGGTATCTATAGTTACTATGCtcactttttcattttccatttattccTTAACCTACTCTGGTTTGTCTTCTACCCCccgccctgcccctccccaccactTCGCTGACATTGTGCTTACGACAGCCTAGCTGCTAAAGTAGTAGACAGTTTTCAGTTCTGTTCCTAGCTAACTTCTCGGCAGCATTTCACCAGTATATTTCTCCCCCGCCCGAGAAATGTTCTTTCCTTGGCTTCTGTGACAGTATTCTCATGATTCCGACTTATGCACAATAATTTCACCCTTTTTCATGGCTCTTTAAATGCTCATAACTTCTGCGGTAAGGCTGAATAAtgcccctccccaccttcccctaCCCCCTCAAGGTTGGTCATGTCTTAATCCCCGGAACCTCTGAATGTTACTTTATatggcaaaaaggactttgcagaggGGATCGAGTTAAGGATCATGAGATGGGAGATTATCTTGATCCAAGTGGACCCAATGTAATCCTAGGGGTCCTTCTCATGAGAGGACAGGAAGAGTCAGAAGAAAGCCACGTGATGATGGACGCAGAGGGAGAAAAGGTGCTGTGATGCtgtgcagagccatgagccaaggaatgtgggcagcctccaGGATCTGGAAAAGGATTCTCCCctacagcctccagaaggaaccagcctgctctgacaccttgattttagcccaggtCAGACCCATTTTGTACTTAaccacctccagaactgtaagactaAATTTGTCTTTACAGACTGCTTTATGtcactgagtttgtggtaatttagcacagcagcaatagaaagctAAAACAGTTTTCAAACGTGTATCTCTAGCCATAACCACTTTCCGGAGGGCCAGACCTCAAAGTTACCTGCCTACGGGACATCCCCCTTGGATCTACTACAGGGACATCACACACAACATGTCTGAAACTCAGACTCAACTCTGTCTTTTCCCTCTCCCCAAGCAAACCCCACTTCCGAAGTGGgcggtggggcgggggggggggggcagccTGTCCTTTTTCCATCATAATAAGTAGCACCATCATCTGTGTAGATCCTTAGTCAACCTCCAGATTTCATGGGTCCTACCCCTATCTACTTGTCCATTATTACTGCCACTCTTTGTTGAGGCCCCCTCAACTTCTGCCTAGATCACTGTAATCTCTCCAAATCAGTCTCCCCacctctaattttattttcctccaatCCAGTTTTCACAGTGCTGAGTTTTACAGGTGGCATCTTATCCTGTCCCCGCTACATATAATGCTTTAGTGGTACTGCCTAACCTTGGGATAAAAACTCCTTTGCATGGCAAACAAAGTCCTTTGCCATCCCCACATCTTTCTCTCCAGCCTTAAATCTCGTCATGCCTTAACTCATACTCTTCCTTTGAACCTCATGAGTAATTGCAGTTCCCCAGCACATCATatcattttattcctttgcttaCATTGCTCCTTCTGCCGACTTCTGCTTCTTTACTTGGCTGGCCTCCGCTTACTTTCAAGACTCACTgaggggcagggcatggtggctcatgcctataatcccagcactttgggaggccgaggcgggcagatcatttgaggtcaggagttcgagaccagcctggccaacatggtgaaaccccatctctaccaaaaatacaaaaatagccaggcatggtggtgggcgcctgtaatcctagctactgaagaggctgaggcaggagaatcacttgaacccaggaggtggagtttgcagtgagccaagatcatgccactgcacccagcctgggcaacagagcgacactctgtctcaaaaaaaaaaaaaaaaaagactcactgAGGGTTTCTCTGGCAAGATTTTAGCTACAACCCCCCCTCTGCTTAGAAGCCTCTGTGTATGCCCCAAGTGTCACTCACCACATGGATTTGAGTTGACTATTTACTTTCCTTCTCTACTAGATAGACTCTAGGCTCCTGAAGGGTGGGAGTTGTGTCTTTAGTTTTTGTATCTACCATACCCAGTAAGgggcttggcacatggtaggtgtttaataaatgaaagaatcgcctggcacagtggctcatgcctgtaatcccaaaactccgggaggctgaggcaggtggatcacttgagctcaggtgttggagaccagcctgggcaacatggaaaaaccctgtctctacaaaaaaatacaaaaattatccaggtgcggtggcacgcacccgtagtcccagctactcaggaggctgaagtgggaggatcgcttgtgcccaggaggttaggctgcagtgagctgtgatagtgccactgcactccagcctgggcgactgaagTGAGATTCtgtgtcaaaataataatacataaatgagAGAATCAGTACTTCAGTCATCATCAAAATTAACTTGCCCATGAAGTAAGTGAAGTGTAATTTGGGAGCTAAGTGTAATTTAGAAGTTTTGTTCTCCATTTACTTtcagacagtttcactctgtcatccaggctgaagtgcagtggtgcaatcttagctcactgcagcctcgacctcctgggctcaagcaatcctcccaccgcagcctcatgagtagttgggactataggcgtgggccatcacgcctggctaattttttttttttttttttttgagacagagatttgctttgtcgcccaggctggagtgcagtggcacgatcttggctcactgcaacctccaccttccaggttcaaactgttctcctgcctcagcctcctgagtagctgggattacaagcgtgtgccaccagggccggctaacttttttgtttcttggttttgttttttgtttttgtttttgagacggagtctcgctctgttgcccaggccagagtgcagtggcgtgatctcggctcactgccacctccacctcctgggttcaagagattctcctccccagcctccggagtagctgggactacaggtgcctgccaccacgcccagctaattttttgtattttagtagagacgcggtttcaccatgttgcgcaggctggttgcgaactcatgagctcaggcagtccgctcacctcagcctccccaagtgctgggattacaggcgtgaaccaccatgtccagccaatttttgtatttttagtagatgggttttccccatgttggccaggctggtctcaaactcctgacctcaggtgatctgcctgccttagcctcccaaagtgctgggattacaggtatgagtcactgcgcctggcctgatttttgtattttttgtagaaatggggtttcaccatgttgcctaggctggtcttgaagtcctgggctcaagcaatcctcccaccttggccttatATGCTCTTTATTCTGGTTCTTATCTTTTAATCTTTGTTAAATACCTTACAGGGGTCCCCAGTTCTGGGGACATGGATAGgtactgggccacacagcaggaggtgagcggcaggccagtaagcattactgcctgaactctgcctcctgccagatcaatggcggcattagattctcataggagtgtgaaacCTA is drawn from Homo sapiens chromosome 15, GRCh38.p14 Primary Assembly and contains these coding sequences:
- the RAB8B gene encoding ras-related protein Rab-8B isoform X1, coding for MGIMLVYDITNEKSFDNIKNWIRNIEEHASSDVERMILGNKCDMNDKRQVSKERGEKLAIDYGIKFLETSAKSSANVEEAFFTLARDIMTKLNRKMNDSNSAGAGGPVKITENRSKKTSFFRCSLL